A portion of the Gemmatimonadota bacterium genome contains these proteins:
- a CDS encoding DSD1 family PLP-dependent enzyme, translating into MARPGSPMEDIDTPALVIDLDLMEGNIARMAAFFADKDAFLRPHTKTHKTPVLAHRQIEAGARGVTCAKLGEAEVMAAAGIRDILVANQVVGRVKIDRLVALARHSDVIVASDHEENVREISDAALAAGTRVNMIIEVDVGMERCGVPPGEPAWRLAQAIDRHPGVVFRGVMGYEGHIIGNPNDEERYAGCRESMTMLTQTADYIRERGLAVDLVSGGGTGTYKVTGTFPGVNEVQAGSYILMDGTYQQRIPEFDCALTIYATIVSRPGDELAVADAGLKTMTNDMGLQTVRGVEGASILRQSEEHVKIELPGASCTLRPGDKFHIVPSHCCTTINLHDRFYGVRDGTVESVWDIAARGKLQ; encoded by the coding sequence ATGGCCCGTCCCGGCAGTCCGATGGAAGACATCGACACCCCGGCCCTGGTGATCGACCTGGACCTGATGGAAGGCAACATCGCCCGCATGGCGGCGTTCTTCGCCGACAAGGACGCCTTCTTGCGGCCCCACACCAAGACGCACAAGACGCCGGTCCTGGCCCACCGGCAGATCGAGGCCGGCGCCCGGGGCGTTACCTGTGCCAAGCTGGGCGAGGCCGAGGTCATGGCCGCGGCGGGCATTCGCGACATCCTCGTGGCCAACCAGGTGGTAGGACGGGTCAAGATCGACCGATTGGTCGCTCTCGCGCGCCATTCGGACGTCATCGTCGCCTCGGACCATGAAGAAAACGTCCGGGAGATCTCCGACGCGGCGCTGGCCGCCGGCACCCGGGTGAACATGATCATCGAGGTCGACGTGGGCATGGAGCGCTGCGGCGTGCCGCCCGGCGAACCCGCGTGGCGACTCGCCCAGGCCATCGACCGGCATCCGGGTGTCGTCTTCCGCGGGGTGATGGGCTACGAGGGCCACATCATAGGCAACCCGAATGACGAGGAACGGTACGCGGGCTGCCGGGAGTCCATGACCATGCTGACTCAGACGGCCGACTACATCCGCGAGCGGGGCCTGGCCGTGGACCTGGTCAGCGGCGGCGGCACGGGGACGTACAAGGTCACCGGGACGTTCCCGGGGGTGAACGAAGTGCAGGCGGGGTCCTATATCCTGATGGACGGTACCTACCAGCAACGCATTCCCGAGTTCGACTGCGCGCTCACCATCTACGCCACCATCGTCAGCCGGCCCGGCGACGAACTCGCCGTCGCCGACGCGGGCCTGAAGACCATGACGAACGACATGGGGCTGCAGACCGTCCGCGGCGTGGAAGGCGCATCGATCCTGCGCCAGTCCGAGGAACACGTCAAGATCGAACTGCCCGGCGCGTCCTGCACGCTCAGGCCGGGCGACAAGTTCCACATCGTCCCGAGCCACTGCTGCACCACGATCAACCTCCACGACCGGTTCTACGGCGTGCGCGACGGCACGGTTGAATCCGTGTGGGACATCGCGGCGCGCGGGAAGCTACAATAG
- a CDS encoding Gfo/Idh/MocA family oxidoreductase, giving the protein MNPRHEQFHLGIAGACGRGMSFRAACDALPRVRVHAVCDVDTGALPATAELLGASEQYTDYGEMLDRSDLDGVIIATPMPLHAPQAIVALDRGLHVFSEVPAAVSVEECRGIVRAAKASGRVYMMGENYTYIRENVLVKALVKAGHFGRPYYAEGEYLHELKGYDEHRLAARGLPSGQVWRRHWQSGIDGITYGTHSLGPILQWFDDRVAYVTCHGSGHHYLDAEGKPYAQDTSVMLCKMAGGGLAKIRMDLTSDRPHALTNYQIQGTDGCYESARGKGQPYRIWLRSWCEDENTWMDLHELEEEFLPDWMGAAAAKGAGHGGSDYYELVEFIEAAEGRRKPSIGLHEAMDMTLPGLVSQQSIAENGRSLAVPDSRDW; this is encoded by the coding sequence ATGAACCCTCGTCACGAACAGTTCCACCTGGGCATCGCCGGGGCATGCGGCCGGGGCATGAGCTTCCGCGCCGCCTGCGACGCCCTCCCGCGGGTCCGCGTCCACGCCGTGTGCGACGTCGACACCGGGGCGTTGCCCGCCACCGCGGAGCTGCTGGGCGCCTCGGAACAGTACACCGACTACGGCGAGATGCTCGATCGGTCCGATCTGGACGGCGTGATCATCGCCACGCCCATGCCGCTGCACGCGCCTCAGGCCATCGTCGCGCTGGACCGGGGACTGCACGTATTCAGCGAGGTCCCGGCGGCGGTCTCGGTCGAGGAGTGCCGGGGGATCGTCCGGGCGGCAAAGGCCTCCGGCCGCGTGTACATGATGGGCGAAAACTATACCTACATCCGGGAGAACGTGCTGGTGAAGGCGCTCGTGAAAGCGGGACATTTCGGCAGGCCCTACTACGCCGAAGGGGAGTACCTCCACGAGCTCAAGGGATACGACGAGCATCGCCTGGCGGCCCGGGGACTTCCGTCCGGGCAGGTATGGCGCCGCCACTGGCAGTCCGGCATCGACGGCATCACTTACGGGACCCACAGCCTGGGACCCATCCTCCAGTGGTTCGACGACCGCGTGGCGTACGTGACCTGTCACGGCAGCGGGCATCACTACCTGGACGCGGAGGGCAAGCCCTACGCCCAGGACACGAGCGTCATGCTCTGCAAGATGGCGGGCGGCGGCCTGGCCAAGATCCGCATGGACCTCACGTCCGACCGGCCCCACGCGCTGACCAACTACCAGATCCAGGGGACCGACGGCTGCTACGAGTCGGCCCGCGGAAAGGGACAGCCGTACCGTATCTGGCTGCGGTCCTGGTGCGAGGACGAAAACACGTGGATGGACCTTCACGAGTTGGAGGAGGAGTTCCTGCCCGACTGGATGGGGGCGGCGGCCGCGAAAGGCGCCGGGCACGGCGGGAGCGACTACTACGAACTGGTCGAATTCATCGAAGCCGCGGAAGGCCGGCGCAAGCCGTCCATCGGCCTGCACGAGGCCATGGACATGACCCTGCCCGGCCTCGTCAGCCAGCAGTCCATCGCCGAAAATGGCCGTTCGCTGGCCGTGCCGGATTCGAGGGATTGGTAA